One Pleurocapsa sp. PCC 7327 DNA segment encodes these proteins:
- a CDS encoding glycosyltransferase family 39 protein — protein MKIAATLKKNLPELKYILLLFLSTRLVLTIIGVISRSLLERQYGKQYIYSTQLWLDIWGVWDSYWYINIAEGGYSAKVGTSFSETQANYAFFPLYPMLMRLIGTVMGGKYFIAGIIISNVCLIIACYLLYRLVRLKSDRENALQSVKFLLVSPTAFILSGVFTESLYLMLAILCFYLAEKKQWILIGIAGFFLAFTRSVGILIVVPMLYEYFKSKDFQAKKIRYDILFLLLIPLGLSLFAIYNFHLTGNFFAFSNIQSAWNRSLSNPLSAIVNGLRKSFLQPNVRTLFKIKALLESTFSIAALGLLCIFFRKIPVSYWIFSIYSIVVPLLAGIDSMPRFILPIFPLYILLAKLASNRSCDQVVTLSLALIQGFLMVFWSCGYSLVV, from the coding sequence ATGAAGATTGCCGCTACCCTAAAGAAAAATTTGCCAGAACTAAAATACATTCTTTTATTATTTCTCTCTACTAGACTCGTTTTAACTATTATTGGAGTTATTTCTCGTTCTCTCCTAGAACGACAGTACGGCAAACAATATATTTACTCCACTCAACTTTGGTTAGACATCTGGGGAGTTTGGGATTCATATTGGTACATAAATATTGCCGAAGGCGGTTATTCAGCAAAAGTTGGTACTTCTTTCTCCGAAACTCAAGCCAATTATGCTTTTTTTCCGCTTTATCCCATGTTAATGAGACTAATTGGAACAGTCATGGGGGGGAAATATTTTATTGCTGGGATTATTATTTCTAATGTTTGTTTAATTATTGCTTGTTATTTACTCTACCGATTAGTTCGGTTAAAATCCGACCGAGAAAATGCTTTGCAGTCTGTCAAATTTTTATTAGTGTCGCCAACTGCTTTTATTCTATCAGGGGTTTTTACAGAATCTCTTTATTTAATGTTAGCTATTCTATGTTTTTATCTTGCCGAGAAAAAGCAGTGGATCTTAATAGGAATAGCAGGTTTCTTTTTGGCTTTTACGAGAAGTGTTGGGATTTTGATCGTTGTTCCCATGCTTTACGAATATTTTAAAAGTAAAGACTTTCAGGCGAAGAAGATTCGGTATGATATCCTATTTCTATTATTAATCCCTCTAGGATTATCTTTGTTCGCTATCTATAACTTTCACTTGACAGGAAATTTCTTTGCTTTCTCAAACATTCAATCAGCTTGGAATCGAAGTCTATCCAATCCTTTATCGGCAATAGTAAATGGCTTACGTAAAAGTTTTCTTCAACCAAACGTGCGTACTTTATTCAAAATAAAAGCCCTGTTAGAATCGACTTTTTCCATAGCTGCACTAGGACTTTTATGCATATTTTTCCGAAAAATCCCAGTCTCCTACTGGATATTTAGTATCTACTCGATAGTAGTACCTCTTCTTGCTGGAATAGATTCTATGCCTCGGTTTATTTTACCTATTTTTCCTCTTTATATTCTGTTAGCTAAACTAGCAAGTAATCGTTCATGTGACCAAGTTGTAACTTTATCTTTAGCTTTGATACAAGGATTTTTAATGGTCTTTTGGAGCTGTGGGTATTCTCTAGTAGTATGA
- a CDS encoding DCC1-like thiol-disulfide oxidoreductase family protein → MTASEEKRAKNQLAAKIEEVLGFDLRSLALFRIGLALVVLTDLIIRFGDLTAHYSDVGVLPRTALDRILPSPWHWSFLSISGQPFIQGLIFLLAIFFVLGMLVGYRTRLATIATWAMIISIHNRNPALIFAADDVLRALLFWAMFLPLGACYSIDSALNSSPNPLPKRVVSGATFAFMVQICFIYIWSAAYKTKSELWFPDGDAVYYALSFDQYGTAFGQWLLSLPVELLRLLTLSALWFEWLGPLMIFIPFYNSFFRCVAIVCFILLHISFGLCFELGIFPFLSISSWLVFIPTNIWDALAKKLYTPQRAGLRINYDADCGFCKKVVHFLRTFLILPKTPLLVAQDDPSIYADMQETNSWVVVDWQENRHYKWEAIAYICSLSPVFWFLTPILKWRPLMVVGTKFYETIASNRRTAGVFTRPFKFRPLEIRSSLWLNIVTLFLLVYTSLWNLKSFVEQTVARREEPKNDWVSATDKFFKRRTVQQLDILSRVTRLDQSWSIFAPAPPRDDGWHVIEGKLKDGTTIDVLKGSGSVSWEKPTIGQRNALYRNMQWRTYFINLNRGIGKALYPFYGAYLCRNWNAIHKNSQQLERIDIYFMSERTVPPGETQTVDKTLPWQQSCSDSSDSK, encoded by the coding sequence ATGACTGCCAGCGAGGAAAAAAGAGCAAAAAATCAATTAGCTGCCAAGATCGAGGAAGTCTTGGGCTTTGACCTGCGATCGCTCGCCCTATTTCGCATTGGCTTAGCCCTGGTCGTTCTCACCGATCTCATCATCCGTTTTGGCGACTTGACGGCACATTATAGCGATGTTGGCGTATTGCCCCGCACTGCCCTCGATCGCATTCTTCCCAGTCCTTGGCATTGGTCGTTTTTATCGATTAGCGGTCAGCCTTTTATCCAAGGGCTAATATTTTTGTTGGCTATCTTTTTCGTCCTGGGAATGCTAGTCGGATACCGCACCAGACTGGCAACGATCGCGACTTGGGCGATGATTATCTCTATTCACAACCGCAACCCCGCTCTCATTTTTGCTGCCGATGACGTGTTGAGGGCGTTGCTTTTCTGGGCGATGTTTTTACCTCTGGGAGCTTGTTATTCCATCGACAGCGCCTTGAATTCCTCTCCTAACCCGCTGCCCAAGCGGGTAGTTTCTGGGGCAACTTTTGCCTTCATGGTGCAAATTTGCTTTATCTATATCTGGTCGGCGGCATACAAAACCAAAAGCGAACTTTGGTTTCCTGATGGGGATGCGGTCTATTATGCGTTAAGTTTCGACCAATACGGAACGGCATTCGGTCAATGGCTTTTGAGTTTGCCCGTTGAGTTGTTAAGGTTGCTAACCCTATCTGCTCTTTGGTTTGAGTGGTTGGGACCTTTGATGATTTTTATTCCCTTCTATAACAGCTTTTTCCGTTGCGTTGCTATTGTCTGTTTTATTCTTTTGCATATTTCTTTCGGACTGTGTTTTGAATTGGGAATTTTTCCCTTTTTAAGTATTTCCAGTTGGTTAGTTTTTATTCCGACTAATATTTGGGATGCGCTGGCGAAGAAATTATATACTCCCCAGCGAGCTGGATTGAGAATTAATTACGATGCAGACTGCGGATTTTGTAAAAAGGTCGTTCATTTTCTACGCACTTTCTTAATTTTACCCAAAACGCCGTTATTGGTAGCACAAGACGATCCTTCAATTTATGCCGATATGCAGGAAACAAATTCTTGGGTTGTGGTGGATTGGCAGGAAAATCGGCATTATAAATGGGAAGCGATCGCTTATATTTGTAGCTTATCTCCCGTTTTTTGGTTTCTCACACCCATCCTTAAATGGAGACCTTTAATGGTTGTAGGAACTAAGTTTTATGAGACGATTGCTTCTAATCGGCGAACGGCAGGCGTGTTTACCAGACCGTTTAAATTTCGTCCGTTGGAAATTCGGTCTTCTTTGTGGCTAAATATTGTTACTTTATTCCTATTAGTCTACACCTCGCTTTGGAATCTAAAAAGTTTTGTCGAACAAACAGTTGCGAGAAGAGAAGAACCTAAAAATGATTGGGTTAGTGCAACCGATAAATTTTTCAAGAGACGAACAGTTCAACAACTCGATATTCTCAGTCGCGTTACGCGATTAGATCAATCTTGGAGTATTTTTGCACCAGCACCGCCGAGAGATGATGGATGGCACGTTATCGAAGGGAAACTTAAAGATGGTACGACAATTGATGTCCTCAAAGGTAGCGGTTCGGTGAGTTGGGAGAAGCCGACAATTGGTCAGCGCAATGCACTTTATAGAAATATGCAATGGCGGACTTATTTTATCAATCTCAATCGCGGCATTGGTAAAGCGCTTTATCCTTTTTATGGTGCATATTTATGTCGAAATTGGAATGCAATTCACAAAAATTCACAACAATTAGAGAGGATTGACATTTATTTTATGAGCGAAAGAACTGTTCCTCCCGGCGAGACTCAAACGGTAGATAAAACGCTACCTTGGCAACAATCTTGCTCCGATTCCTCTGATTCAAAATAA
- a CDS encoding response regulator transcription factor, giving the protein MIRILIVDDLLSIREILTEALAVEPDFQIVGTACDGVDAIEKVDCLRPDVVLMDVEMPKMDGLNATQIISQQWRQVKVLILTVHECEEYFDRAVQVGAKGYFLKTTPTEDLVRAIRYAAQGYFQLPFDLVNKYLSKLVEVQATFNELASLKQVIQTQLEQCKQFSYLSGEKCLQIEQELHKQQKTIGIYFHQSQIEQDWHRSQVNQHLVHLKKDLLGLRRTLWVLIGILLSLLSFGLALGVTLWLKRS; this is encoded by the coding sequence ATGATTCGCATTCTAATCGTTGACGATCTCTTAAGTATTCGGGAAATCTTGACTGAAGCTTTAGCTGTCGAACCGGATTTCCAAATCGTAGGAACGGCTTGTGACGGAGTTGATGCCATCGAGAAAGTCGATTGTCTCAGACCAGATGTCGTCCTCATGGATGTAGAGATGCCGAAAATGGATGGATTGAATGCTACTCAAATCATTTCTCAGCAATGGAGACAGGTAAAAGTATTAATTTTGACCGTTCACGAGTGCGAAGAATATTTCGATCGCGCCGTGCAAGTAGGAGCTAAGGGCTATTTTCTCAAGACAACTCCCACAGAGGATTTAGTCCGGGCAATTCGCTATGCGGCTCAAGGCTATTTCCAGCTTCCTTTTGACTTGGTGAATAAATATCTCTCAAAACTCGTTGAAGTGCAAGCGACTTTCAACGAGCTAGCTTCCCTAAAACAAGTGATTCAGACGCAATTGGAACAATGCAAACAATTCAGCTACCTGTCAGGGGAAAAGTGTCTTCAAATCGAGCAAGAACTTCACAAACAGCAAAAGACGATCGGCATCTATTTTCACCAAAGCCAAATCGAACAAGACTGGCACAGGAGTCAAGTGAACCAACACTTAGTCCATTTGAAAAAAGATTTACTGGGTCTGAGACGGACGCTTTGGGTACTGATAGGCATTCTTCTCTCGCTGCTGTCGTTTGGTTTGGCTTTGGGAGTAACTCTTTGGTTAAAAAGGTCTTAA
- a CDS encoding NAD(P)/FAD-dependent oxidoreductase: protein MRDKVKPTIANPIRICILGGGFGGLYTALYLSRFAWVRAGKCKMILVEQNDRFLFTPLLYELITEELQPWEIAPSYQKLLGGTEIAFYQQTIRDVDLKTRQVVLDDGVELAYDYLVLAVGTQNRWANIPGVQTHALTFRTLADVERLEARLKILEASDRQRLRLAAIGGGANGVELACKLADRLGRRGQVHLIERGEEILKNFSSGVRKAAYRALRSRKIKIDRLTEVTAIEADSMTVVRDGKIVVLPVDLVLWTAGTQARDWIARLDCPKSDRGKLLIYPTLQLVDYPEVFALGDLADIGNGSQPVPATAQAAYQQASRAAKNIAATLQGKRLQPFCYLHLGDMLTLGKGAAVVSNSLLNIEGKPAAAIRRLVYIQRLPTLRHRLQVFKHLLVKVVLGILDRFKRLLVRRRSR from the coding sequence ATGCGCGACAAAGTGAAACCAACAATCGCTAACCCAATCCGCATTTGCATTCTCGGCGGCGGTTTTGGCGGCTTATATACGGCTCTGTATTTGAGTCGCTTTGCTTGGGTGAGAGCGGGCAAATGCAAAATGATTCTGGTCGAGCAAAACGATCGCTTTCTTTTTACGCCCTTGCTTTACGAACTGATTACCGAAGAATTGCAACCCTGGGAAATTGCTCCTTCCTATCAAAAACTACTCGGCGGTACCGAGATTGCTTTTTATCAGCAAACCATTCGAGACGTTGACCTCAAAACTCGTCAAGTCGTACTCGACGACGGCGTAGAACTCGCCTACGACTATCTCGTTCTAGCCGTTGGGACTCAGAATCGCTGGGCAAATATCCCTGGGGTTCAAACCCATGCGCTTACCTTCCGCACGCTTGCCGATGTAGAACGTCTGGAGGCAAGACTGAAAATTCTCGAAGCTAGCGATCGCCAGCGCCTTCGTCTGGCAGCGATCGGCGGCGGTGCTAACGGGGTAGAATTGGCGTGCAAGCTAGCCGATCGCTTGGGTAGGCGAGGACAAGTACATTTAATCGAAAGGGGAGAGGAAATCCTCAAAAACTTCTCATCTGGCGTTCGCAAGGCAGCCTATCGAGCGCTGCGCTCTCGCAAGATTAAAATCGATCGCCTCACTGAGGTGACAGCGATTGAAGCCGATTCGATGACAGTCGTTCGGGACGGCAAAATCGTTGTGCTGCCAGTCGATCTAGTGCTGTGGACGGCGGGAACTCAAGCCAGAGATTGGATTGCTCGCCTCGATTGCCCTAAAAGCGATCGCGGTAAGCTTCTCATCTATCCAACCCTACAGTTAGTCGATTATCCAGAAGTGTTTGCTCTCGGAGATTTGGCGGATATTGGCAATGGCAGCCAACCCGTCCCCGCGACGGCGCAAGCCGCCTATCAACAGGCAAGTCGTGCGGCAAAAAACATCGCGGCTACCTTGCAAGGCAAGCGGTTGCAACCCTTCTGCTATTTGCACTTGGGAGATATGCTGACCTTGGGCAAGGGAGCCGCAGTAGTCTCCAACTCCCTTCTCAATATCGAAGGAAAGCCAGCCGCCGCGATCAGGCGGCTAGTCTATATTCAGCGCCTCCCAACCCTTCGCCATCGCCTGCAAGTTTTTAAGCATTTGCTGGTTAAGGTTGTGTTGGGAATTCTGGATCGATTTAAACGCTTATTGGTTCGTAGGCGATCGCGCTAG
- a CDS encoding response regulator transcription factor — protein sequence MPLLILIADDDPGIRLAVKDYLELAGYSVITAQNGREALFLLETYHPYLLVSDIKMPGKDGYDLVKQVRQRPEFRLLPVIFLTQRNTTEERIIGYQAGCDVYLPKPFAMEELGAVIRNLLERSQMIQSERQFSDRQSKPKPLQAQEGSEQVPCVEQPPSFKFTQREEQVLILLTKGHSNAEIGNELHLSPRTIEKYVSSLLRKTETSNRAELVRFALEHHLVD from the coding sequence ATGCCTCTTTTGATCCTGATCGCAGATGACGATCCAGGAATTCGATTAGCCGTTAAAGATTATCTAGAACTCGCAGGATATTCGGTCATTACTGCTCAAAATGGACGAGAAGCGCTCTTCCTGCTGGAAACCTATCACCCTTACCTGCTGGTTTCCGATATCAAAATGCCAGGAAAAGACGGTTACGATCTCGTTAAGCAAGTTCGCCAACGTCCCGAATTCCGACTGCTGCCCGTTATCTTTTTGACACAGAGAAATACGACCGAAGAGCGAATTATTGGCTATCAGGCAGGATGCGATGTCTATCTGCCCAAGCCTTTTGCAATGGAGGAACTGGGGGCAGTGATTCGCAATCTGTTAGAGCGATCGCAGATGATTCAGTCTGAAAGGCAATTCTCCGATCGCCAATCTAAACCTAAACCTTTACAGGCACAAGAAGGAAGCGAGCAAGTCCCTTGTGTCGAACAACCTCCCTCTTTCAAGTTCACCCAGCGGGAGGAACAAGTTCTGATCTTACTGACGAAAGGACATTCCAATGCCGAAATTGGCAACGAGCTTCATTTAAGTCCTAGAACCATTGAAAAGTACGTTAGCAGCCTTCTCAGAAAAACAGAAACTAGCAATCGAGCCGAATTAGTCCGTTTTGCTTTGGAGCACCATTTAGTCGATTAG
- a CDS encoding low molecular weight protein-tyrosine-phosphatase produces MAYRLLFVCLGNICRSPAAENIMNYLIERAGLSEEIICDSAGTSSYHIGSPPDRRMAEAAALRGISMKGKARQFQIADFEKFDLILAMDRENYWDILALDPQKQHSDKVKLICEFATRHQAKEVPDPYYGGREGFEKVFNLLLDACEGLLNHVSDLNNGRKP; encoded by the coding sequence ATGGCTTACAGATTACTTTTTGTCTGTTTGGGGAATATTTGTCGTTCTCCCGCAGCAGAGAATATCATGAATTATCTGATCGAACGAGCAGGTTTGAGCGAAGAAATTATTTGCGATTCAGCCGGAACTTCGAGCTATCATATCGGTTCCCCTCCTGACCGTCGGATGGCGGAAGCCGCAGCACTTCGCGGAATTTCCATGAAGGGCAAAGCCAGACAATTTCAGATTGCCGATTTTGAAAAATTTGACTTAATTTTAGCAATGGATCGCGAAAATTATTGGGATATTCTCGCTCTCGACCCTCAGAAGCAACATAGCGACAAAGTAAAGTTAATATGTGAATTTGCTACTCGCCATCAAGCCAAAGAAGTTCCAGATCCTTATTATGGCGGTAGAGAGGGTTTTGAGAAGGTTTTCAATTTGCTCTTGGATGCCTGTGAAGGGTTGTTGAACCACGTCAGCGATTTAAATAATGGCAGAAAACCTTAA
- a CDS encoding OmpA family protein, translated as MRSLNFLSIFALFVGLSCFPIACHSQSETTGLQPPLSSQPKPDRVTVERPTVRQPEIRQPKVEAPQVTIPEVQIPEITFPGIRVQQSQNSTVITIAADILFDFDRATLRPDAEAALRQISTAIAKHYPQNPMQIQGHTDAIGSDSYNQDLSVRRAVAVKQWLQQQGNVAASRMSAIGYGESRPVAANTKADGSDNPEGRQKNRRVEIVIRR; from the coding sequence ATGCGATCGCTTAATTTTTTAAGCATATTTGCATTATTTGTAGGTTTATCCTGCTTTCCCATTGCCTGTCATTCTCAGTCAGAAACTACTGGGTTGCAACCCCCTTTATCTTCTCAGCCTAAACCCGATCGTGTAACGGTTGAAAGACCAACGGTTCGACAACCAGAAATTCGGCAACCAAAAGTCGAAGCTCCCCAAGTTACGATTCCAGAAGTGCAAATTCCGGAAATCACCTTTCCTGGCATTCGCGTACAACAGAGTCAAAATTCAACTGTTATTACTATTGCTGCTGATATACTATTCGACTTCGATCGAGCCACCCTTCGACCTGATGCTGAAGCTGCACTGCGACAAATCAGTACTGCAATTGCTAAACACTATCCCCAGAATCCGATGCAAATTCAAGGACATACGGATGCGATCGGAAGTGATTCGTATAATCAAGATTTGTCAGTGCGTCGCGCTGTTGCTGTCAAGCAGTGGTTGCAACAACAAGGAAATGTGGCTGCATCACGCATGAGTGCGATCGGTTATGGTGAATCTAGACCTGTAGCTGCCAATACAAAGGCAGATGGTTCAGACAATCCTGAAGGACGACAAAAAAATCGTCGAGTGGAAATTGTCATTCGTCGCTGA
- a CDS encoding aldo/keto reductase, with product MTKNTTRRNFLIGTAAMAGTIACSSAIERQPEQVVASVPNQTMPEKILGKTGVSVPILGLGGAGQTPLSGEGKEKESIELVEAAISLGIRYFDTAAGYGPSEGYMGKVLPAYRDKIFLATKTAARDRDGAWRDLERSLQRLNTNYIDLWQFHSVSFHEQLDQIFGNDGAAKALEEAQEQKIVKFSGITGHHEPDVIAAGLRRYPFDTTLVSLNAADIHHPRPFAPVVLPAARERNVGVIAMKVPAYGRLFKPGALEGMHQAMGYVLSLDGVHTCIIAAENAEQLKGNVRVAQAFKPLAQADLTKIEQLTAQVWEDNTFFRQWT from the coding sequence ATGACAAAAAATACAACACGGCGGAATTTTCTCATTGGAACTGCTGCAATGGCTGGGACGATTGCTTGCAGTTCTGCCATAGAGAGGCAACCCGAACAAGTTGTTGCCTCAGTTCCCAACCAAACTATGCCCGAAAAAATTTTAGGCAAAACAGGAGTCTCCGTTCCCATTTTAGGACTGGGGGGAGCGGGACAGACTCCTCTGTCTGGAGAAGGAAAAGAGAAAGAGTCGATCGAGCTAGTCGAAGCAGCGATTTCTCTGGGCATTCGATATTTCGATACCGCTGCTGGTTACGGTCCGAGCGAAGGGTACATGGGAAAAGTCCTTCCCGCCTATCGCGATAAAATCTTTTTAGCGACTAAAACAGCAGCTCGCGATCGCGATGGTGCATGGAGAGATTTAGAGCGATCGCTGCAACGATTAAATACCAACTATATCGATCTGTGGCAATTCCATAGCGTATCTTTTCACGAGCAACTCGACCAAATTTTTGGCAACGATGGAGCAGCTAAAGCGCTAGAAGAAGCCCAGGAGCAAAAGATCGTCAAATTCAGCGGCATCACCGGACACCACGAACCCGACGTAATTGCTGCCGGATTGCGCCGCTATCCCTTCGACACCACTTTGGTATCCCTCAATGCCGCTGATATTCACCATCCCCGTCCTTTTGCGCCCGTGGTGTTGCCTGCAGCACGGGAAAGAAATGTCGGCGTAATTGCCATGAAAGTGCCTGCCTATGGTCGTCTGTTTAAACCGGGCGCTCTAGAGGGAATGCATCAGGCGATGGGTTACGTTCTTTCGCTCGATGGCGTTCATACTTGTATCATAGCAGCTGAGAACGCAGAGCAGTTGAAAGGGAACGTCCGCGTCGCCCAAGCCTTCAAACCCCTCGCACAAGCTGATTTGACCAAAATCGAACAGCTTACTGCCCAGGTTTGGGAAGATAATACTTTCTTCCGTCAGTGGACCTAA
- a CDS encoding thylakoid membrane photosystem I accumulation factor has protein sequence MGTIQNRVQSYWKKLFPLCLAVSIALCASWSIWETPTAWASINDDRLDGNVFVVYAGNGSLVPPRLTLAESLKRKMPAVLVYYLDDSRDCKEFAIVVSRIQEFYGRAASIIPVSVDSIPVKSTYSPNEVGYYYTGVVPQTVVLDEAGKVVFNGKGQVKYEAVDDVLREVFDLLPRSESVELKRRSFNEFNTELVNN, from the coding sequence ATGGGTACCATTCAAAATCGCGTGCAATCTTACTGGAAAAAGCTTTTTCCCCTTTGCTTAGCAGTTTCCATCGCTCTATGTGCCAGTTGGTCGATCTGGGAAACGCCAACCGCGTGGGCTAGTATAAACGACGATCGCCTCGACGGTAACGTCTTTGTCGTCTATGCGGGCAATGGCTCGCTCGTGCCTCCCCGTTTAACCCTAGCAGAGTCCTTGAAACGAAAAATGCCTGCCGTACTGGTCTATTACCTAGACGACAGTAGGGATTGCAAAGAATTTGCGATCGTGGTTTCTCGCATACAAGAATTTTACGGTCGGGCGGCGAGTATCATTCCCGTCAGCGTCGATAGCATTCCCGTCAAATCGACTTATTCGCCCAACGAAGTCGGTTATTATTATACGGGGGTCGTGCCTCAAACCGTAGTTCTCGATGAAGCTGGAAAGGTTGTTTTCAACGGCAAGGGACAGGTCAAGTACGAAGCAGTCGATGACGTGTTGAGAGAGGTATTCGATCTATTGCCTCGTTCCGAATCGGTAGAATTGAAGCGTCGTTCCTTTAACGAGTTCAATACGGAATTAGTCAATAATTAA
- a CDS encoding J domain-containing protein translates to MNRQRTTQQFTELQIPASTRLANSYYAILGLHPSASAIEIRRAYREMSKRYHPDTTKLSLEVAKAKFQQLNEAYATLSNPERRSLYDLKIGYSRWNVIQVPLDLERTAPQTWHQGSNSAYLDPTDRPLSAGEIFVLFILALTFVGCLLLVVVVGLLRGENSFLV, encoded by the coding sequence GTGAACCGACAACGGACAACGCAACAATTTACAGAGCTGCAAATACCAGCGTCAACTCGGCTGGCAAACAGCTACTATGCTATCCTGGGATTACATCCTTCTGCATCTGCTATTGAAATTCGGCGAGCCTATCGGGAGATGAGCAAGCGCTACCATCCCGATACCACTAAACTATCCTTGGAGGTTGCTAAGGCGAAGTTTCAGCAACTCAATGAAGCTTATGCCACTTTGAGTAACCCAGAGCGGCGATCGCTCTACGATTTAAAAATCGGCTATTCTCGCTGGAACGTTATCCAAGTACCGCTAGATTTAGAACGAACTGCTCCTCAAACCTGGCACCAAGGGTCTAATTCTGCCTACCTCGATCCGACTGACCGCCCTTTGTCGGCAGGAGAGATTTTTGTGTTGTTTATTCTCGCTTTAACTTTTGTCGGATGCTTATTGTTGGTAGTTGTGGTAGGTTTATTGAGAGGAGAAAACTCTTTTTTGGTCTAG
- a CDS encoding DUF3143 domain-containing protein encodes MTLPSPDTPLYNHPLPQIEQWLSDLGAQQDRDNLHCWKVERPTWKADLCLDVEELVVCYINAGADGSDIKRSFKYSLSRQDIEAAVFSGP; translated from the coding sequence ATGACACTTCCATCCCCAGATACTCCTCTCTACAATCACCCCCTACCCCAAATCGAACAGTGGTTGTCAGATTTAGGCGCTCAACAAGATCGCGACAACTTACATTGTTGGAAGGTCGAACGCCCAACTTGGAAAGCCGATTTGTGTCTGGATGTAGAAGAGTTGGTCGTTTGCTATATCAATGCTGGCGCAGACGGAAGCGATATTAAGCGTTCCTTCAAATATTCTCTGAGCCGTCAGGATATCGAAGCAGCGGTTTTTTCAGGCCCTTAA
- the hemB gene encoding porphobilinogen synthase, translating to MFPITRPRRLRQTPQLRRMVRETVLTANDLIYPLFAVPGEGIAQEVKSMPGVYQLSVDKIVEEAKEVYKLGIPAIILFGIPENKDADATGAWHDCGIVQKTATAVKEAVPDLIVVADTCLCEYTDHGHCGYLQTGDLLGRVLNDPTLELLKKTAVSQAKAGADIIAPSGMMDGFVRAIREALDEAGFQDTPILSYAAKYASAYYGPFRDAAESAPQFGDRRTYQMDPGNAREALKEVELDIAEGADMLMVKPALAYMDIIWRVKEITNLPVAAYNVSGEYSMIKAAALNGWIDEKKVTLETLTSLKRSGADLILTYHAKDAVRWLQEE from the coding sequence ATGTTTCCCATTACTCGTCCTCGCCGTCTTCGCCAAACGCCTCAATTGCGCCGTATGGTGCGCGAAACCGTCCTCACTGCCAACGATCTGATCTATCCCCTGTTTGCCGTGCCAGGAGAAGGCATTGCCCAAGAAGTAAAATCCATGCCGGGAGTCTACCAACTCTCGGTTGATAAAATTGTTGAGGAAGCAAAAGAAGTTTACAAGCTAGGGATTCCTGCCATCATCCTCTTTGGCATTCCAGAGAACAAAGATGCCGACGCTACGGGGGCTTGGCACGATTGCGGCATCGTTCAGAAAACAGCTACAGCCGTTAAAGAAGCCGTACCAGATTTAATCGTCGTCGCCGATACTTGCCTGTGCGAATACACCGATCACGGTCACTGTGGTTACTTGCAAACAGGCGACTTGTTGGGACGGGTTTTAAACGATCCCACCTTGGAACTATTAAAGAAAACCGCCGTCTCGCAAGCGAAAGCCGGCGCAGATATCATTGCTCCCTCTGGGATGATGGATGGATTTGTAAGGGCAATCCGAGAAGCCCTCGACGAAGCAGGATTTCAAGATACGCCCATTCTTTCCTATGCGGCTAAATATGCTTCAGCCTATTACGGGCCATTCCGCGATGCTGCCGAGTCAGCCCCCCAATTTGGCGATCGCCGCACCTATCAAATGGATCCCGGCAATGCCCGCGAAGCCCTCAAAGAAGTCGAATTAGATATTGCCGAAGGGGCAGATATGCTAATGGTCAAACCCGCTTTGGCGTATATGGATATCATCTGGCGGGTGAAAGAAATAACCAATTTACCCGTTGCGGCATACAATGTTTCGGGAGAATATTCGATGATTAAAGCAGCCGCCCTCAACGGTTGGATTGACGAAAAGAAAGTTACTTTAGAAACTTTAACGAGCCTCAAGCGATCGGGTGCCGATTTGATTTTAACCTACCATGCTAAAGATGCCGTTCGCTGGCTGCAAGAAGAATAA